TCAGGAGCAAGCAACAATTTCAAGAATACGAATTTTACAGACATAAGAAACATATCTTTTCTGGACACCACATCATCTTTCAACTACAACAATGAAACAAGCGGCAATATCTGGCTCAAGACAAATGTTTCTGTACCGAGTGTTATAACAAGAACACTTTTAAACTGGAGCAACATTACAATGCAGTGGAATGACACAAATTCAACTGCAGGAATTCTTGCGAATTATACTTTAACCGGCCTGCTTCCAGACACTATATATTACATATATAACACATCTGGCGGGGTGCAAAACAAGTCCTACATATTGACAACAAATTCTGCCGGAGTATTGCCATCCTTTAATATTTCTCTAAACGGAACTACTGAAATGATTGTTGACAGCGTGCCGAGTATAACTGTGAATTCGCCGGCAAACAACAGCTATTACAACCTCAGCTCATTAGCTGCGCTTGTGCTCAATATCACAACAAACGAGCCTGCAGAGTGGTGCGGGTTTTCATTGAACGGAACTTCGAATATCACTATGAATAACAGCGCATCTAATCTGTCTTGGAACTACAGCGGTATTTCCGTGCCTTTTGAAGGATTAAACAACATCACATTCTTTTGCAACGATAGCCGCGGCAACATCGGAGCATCGGCAACGAAATATTTCACAAAGGATACACAAATCCCAGATATAAATGTTGAACCGACATGCGATACTAAGACATCGTCATCTATGAGAATAGTTTGGAACGTTAGCAGTATTACTAACAATTATGTTGATTATAAAATCAGCGGTTCTCTAGATGCTTTAATCACATCCTCTCAAAGTAGTACCGCAACACCGGCAATAACTCTAAGCGGGCTTTCATCATCTACAACTTATGCATATACTCTGCGTTCGTGTGATTTGGCTTTGAATTGCGACGTGGATTCAGGATATACTTGCGCTACAGCATCATCCACAACAACCACAACCGATGACAGTTCATCATCCGGCGGCATCGCCGGCGGAGATACGCCTTCAGGGTTTTCAAAGTCATGGCAGTTGATTTCTGCAGGAAGCACTGCGGTAATGACTCTGGCAAGCACGTCTGTTGATGTTACTGACATAATATTTAAAGCAACACAGGCATTGAGCAAGGCAAAAATAACGGTTTCAAAGCTTTCGGCAAAGCCGTCTGCAACATCGTCAACTCCTCCAGGAGCGGTTTTTCAATATATCGGCATCACACCGGAAAATATCACGGACGGCGCAATAACTTCAACAACAATTTCATTCCGCGTTAATTCAACATGGATTTCGTCAAACGCAATCAACAGCTCAACAATAACTTTGTACAGATACGCCAACAGCCAGTGGAATGCTCTTGTCACGCACCATACGGGCACAAGCGGAAGCTATACAACATACCTTGCAGAAACGCCGGGATTCTCTTACTTTGCAATAGCCGGAAATACAAAATCCTTAACAGTTCCGGCAGCCCCCGTAACAAACACAACAACAACAAATGTAACATTAGAATCTTCGAATAACACCAGCATTACATTGTCAACCCTATCATCCAACAGCACTTCGCAGAACAACGAAACGATATCCACTGGGGATGCATCCTCAAGCACAAGATCTTATGTGACTGCATTTATCGTCATTATAATTGCCGTAGTTGTAATGTTGATATTCCGCGAAAAGCTGAAAATAAAGTTTCCCGAAAAGCTGAAAGTATCTGTTCCGAAATTTTACGCAGGGCAAAAAGCGCAAACACCCGGACACAAATACACGTTCAATGCTTCCGAAGTCAAGAAAGCCGAGCTAGTCTACAAGCCGCAGCCAAAAGAAGAAAAAGTGAAATATGCATACAAACCTAAAAAGTGATTTATGTCTAAACTTTTTCTAAAATCTATATATAGGGGTTAGGCACATATATAATACATTTTGAGGCAGTTATAATGAATGTGGGGGTATTTCTTTCAAGAGTTCTTTTAATTGCTATTGCTTTAACGCTTTTTATTCCATCCGCGGCTCATGCCGCGGTTTCCGCAACAATGAATCAGATAATTTATGTCTGGGGAGACAGCATGGCGGTTTCAGGAACCGTTGAAGGGACAACAGATTCTGTATCCGTTTCTTTCGCAATCAAAAATGCGAGCGGCACAATCGCCACAATCACAGCTACAAGCGCCGGTGGCACAAAAAATACTTTTTTAATTTCTGCTCCAATTAATGATACTTTTGCATCCGGAGAATACAATGCAACTTTGTTATCAGGAACCGATTCAATAGATATGCGCTTCAAGGTATTTTCACAGTCGCTTTTTATGGATTCCTATCCGGTGAAATCCGGCGAGGGCATACTCGATATTACGACGGAAAATGAGGTGAATGATTCCAACTCTGACGCATTCGGCGGAAATTTCACAGAATTAATTGATTTATCTCTTTCGCACAAAGTTTATTACGGCAATTACACAATAGGCGCAAAAACATACCACTTCGTTCTTGTCGACCAGACAAATATTAGCACATACGACAGATTATATGTGGATGATGATGTTAATTTCGCGCTTTATAACGATACGGAGGATAATGCAACACAATCCGATGTGGAGTACCATGCGCTTAAAAAGAGCAGCATATTCACAAATGGGGTCTTTAAATATGTTGTCGGGGAAATGGAGCGCGCCACAGGCAAAAAAGTAGTTCTCTGGGAGCCGGCAAGCGGCAAAACCACTTATGATAAAGGCGATAACATCACATTTATCGTTCTGACGGAAAATGCAACCCACATGATTGATGAATCAGTCAAAATTGAAATATACAATTCAACCGGCCAGAATGTCACTGCAGAATATACCGAATCATCTCAGGGCGGGTGGCTGAATTTTACAATAGATGGAGGCGACCTGCCTCCAGGCACATATACTGTGAAAATAAATGACAGCTTGGACACGCTTAGTTTCACCGTAGAGTCATTCAAAATGTTTGCGACGATTGCAGATACTTCAAATAATCCGGCATATTCATTTTCGCCAAATTCTAAAGTTCGGCTGATAATCACTTCTAAAAACTCTTCAGGACCGTTTAATCTGACAAGCTTTACTGCATCTTTTACATATCCCAACGGCACAGCGATAACTAAGGCAAAGGCAGCGTTTACACAATCTGTCGATGGCATATACACATACGATTATGATCTTTCAGGCGCAACTGGACGTTATTCGGTCAGCGTAACCGGATTAGACGCATCAAATACGCAGACCGTCACAACCGGTTTTGAAGTTCAGTCAGTTGGCTTTGAGGCACAGGCTGTTAATCTTCAGTATATTGATGAAGCAGAATCCGGAGGTGCGATGGTAAACGCATTTTCGCCAAACAAGAATGTTACTATAATTACCTTTTTGTCAAACATAACCGCGGGTGGAATAACCGCAAAGGGTCCTGGAGATATGATGACCGGCCTTGTGACTCCTGAGAACTGCAATACGAGTGTAACAATGTCTATTAGGGATGAGAACGGCGTCTCGTATGATGCGGCTTACCGCGTTTTTAATTTAAGCGCTGCAATGGAATATCTTAATCAAACTGACAGCGAACAGGGGCCTCCCGAGCAGATGCTTACTCAGTGCATGATTGTTTTTGCAGCGCCGAATAAAACCGGAAGTACGTTTAAGGCAGATATAAAAATGAAGTATAATTCCGAAGAGAAATATTCCGGAGTTACATTTGGAATTCAGAGATTATTTGCCCGCGGAAGCACAGTTGATTTCAAGGGCGATGATTTCTCTTTCCTTGCACCGAATTCAACAGTAAGGATTAAGC
The genomic region above belongs to Nanoarchaeota archaeon and contains:
- a CDS encoding PGF-pre-PGF domain-containing protein; this encodes MLSVKKTSGCGAYITFYLIFLAVIALFAPVTLVYGAPEITYNNITPDDNATVANNWINISINSSEELNQSILEWGWANGSAPTNFSMINDSLDNKTWSYNVTGLSTGRHNYTIWAQNTINDNWTQTEMRFVFIGAISACQDIIIGNVVYTLIQNVNSSETCFNILANNVTIDGAGYTINYSQNETGYAINNSLGYNITTIKNLTIVQENSTVQNAYAIFLNGTTDVVITNNTITTSGNFGHGIVLNASNLATLLDNNVTVLNATADGILLISSFSNTISEGSIYSVNISYELNNSGASNNFKNTNFTDIRNISFLDTTSSFNYNNETSGNIWLKTNVSVPSVITRTLLNWSNITMQWNDTNSTAGILANYTLTGLLPDTIYYIYNTSGGVQNKSYILTTNSAGVLPSFNISLNGTTEMIVDSVPSITVNSPANNSYYNLSSLAALVLNITTNEPAEWCGFSLNGTSNITMNNSASNLSWNYSGISVPFEGLNNITFFCNDSRGNIGASATKYFTKDTQIPDINVEPTCDTKTSSSMRIVWNVSSITNNYVDYKISGSLDALITSSQSSTATPAITLSGLSSSTTYAYTLRSCDLALNCDVDSGYTCATASSTTTTTDDSSSSGGIAGGDTPSGFSKSWQLISAGSTAVMTLASTSVDVTDIIFKATQALSKAKITVSKLSAKPSATSSTPPGAVFQYIGITPENITDGAITSTTISFRVNSTWISSNAINSSTITLYRYANSQWNALVTHHTGTSGSYTTYLAETPGFSYFAIAGNTKSLTVPAAPVTNTTTTNVTLESSNNTSITLSTLSSNSTSQNNETISTGDASSSTRSYVTAFIVIIIAVVVMLIFREKLKIKFPEKLKVSVPKFYAGQKAQTPGHKYTFNASEVKKAELVYKPQPKEEKVKYAYKPKK